In Nodosilinea sp. FACHB-141, the DNA window AAAGAGCTGCCAAGAGAGGTTGTGATGCTGCTTTGTGGCGCGGGCAACTATACGGTTTGACAGGAGCTACCCTCAAGCGCTGAGGCCTCAGCTTTCCTGAGGAACGAACACTCCACTGTAATCTTGAGGTTGGCATCAGCTGTGCCCTTGGTGAGGTAGGGCACCCGAGCTTCCCCAGCTACTTTTACCCCACATTCGAGCGTCATCTTGTCGTCCAGCGTTAGGGCCATTAACCACCTTC includes these proteins:
- a CDS encoding CU044_2847 family protein, which encodes MALTLDDKMTLECGVKVAGEARVPYLTKGTADANLKITVECSFLRKAEASALEGSSCQTV